The following coding sequences are from one Lepisosteus oculatus isolate fLepOcu1 chromosome 19, fLepOcu1.hap2, whole genome shotgun sequence window:
- the chst12a gene encoding carbohydrate sulfotransferase 12: protein MEDTAFALDKMGKSRLFRISLILGSLFMILLIIIYWDDVGATHFYLHTTISGLQSSHHLAESHSIPKEKTDFDKETSFLSDIDAFINQFLEATTEPSMHSREDQKTSLEMSGKITEHEEEYVPQRAWKVHLAPISSERKQRQNIRKQLLHDVCTNNTLDFPGKNRTFDDIPNKELDHLIVDDRHGIIYCYVPKVACSNWKRIMIVLTESLLNDGVPYHNPLDIPLEHVHNSSLHFTFNKFWKRYGKFSRHLMKIKLKKYTKFLFVRDPFVRLISAYRNKFLQENEDFYKRFAVVMLKKYSNYTDPPASVVKAFAAGIRPSFSNFIQYLLDPQTEQEMPFNEHWRQVYRLCHPCQINYDFVGKLETLEDDAEHLLRILRVDNIVQFPPGYRNRTASSWEEEWFASIPYKWRRELYRLYEADFTLFGYSKPEKILHE, encoded by the coding sequence ATGGAAGATACAGCTTTTGCACTGGATAAAATGGGAAAGTCAAGACTTTTTCGAATCTCCTTAATTTTGGGCTCCCTCTTTATGATCCTGCTGATCATAATATATTGGGATGATGTCGGAGCAACACATTTTTATCTTCACACTACCATATCTGGACTTCAGTCTTCACACCATCTTGCTGAAAGTCATTCCATCCCCAAAGAAAAGACTGATTTTGACAAAGAGACCTCCTTTTTATCAGATATTGATGCATTTATTAACCAGTTCTTGGAGGCCACCACCGAGCCCAGCATGCATTCAAGGGAGGACCAAAAAACATCACTTGAAATGTCTGGGAAGATTACAGAGCATGAGGAGGAATATGTTCCTCAGCGTGCATGGAAAGTCCATTTGGCTCCTATTAGTTccgaaagaaaacaaagacagaACATCAGGAAGCAGCTGCTTCATGATGTGTGCACAAACAACACCCTGGACTTCCCAGGGAAAAACAGAACTTTTGATGATATTCCAAATAAGGAGTTGGATCATTTGATTGTTGACGACCGACATGGAATCATCTACTGCTATGTGCCCAAAGTGGCTTGCAGCAACTGGAAGCGCATCATGATTGTGCTGACTGAGAGCCTTTTAAATGACGGTGTCCCTTACCACAATCCCCTTGACATCCCACTAGAACATGTTCACAATAGCAGCCTCCATTTCACTTTCAACAAGTTCTGGAAGCGCTATGGCAAGTTTTCAAGGCACCTGATGAAAATCAAGCTGAAGAAATACACTAAGTTTCTGTTTGTTAGAGACCCTTTTGTCAGGCTGATCTCTGCTTACAGGAATAAATTTCTTCAAGAGAATGAGGACTTCTACAAGAGATTTGCTGTTGTTATGTTAAAAAAGTATTCCAATTATACAGACCCTCCTGCTTCAGTTGTTAAGGCCTTTGCAGCAGGAATTCGACCCTCCTTTTCTAACTTTATTCAGTATTTATTAGACCCTCAGACAGAACAAGAGATGCCCTTCAATGAGCATTGGAGACAAGTATATAGGCTGTGTCATCCCTGTCAAATAAATTACGACTTTGTGGGGAAGTTGGAAACCTTGGAAGATGATGCAGAGCATTTGCTTCGCATTCTCCGGGTTGATAACATTGTCCAGTTCCCACCAGGATATCGTAACCGAACTGCGAGCAGCTGGGAGGAGGAGTGGTTTGCCAGTATTCCCTATAAATGGAGGAGGGAATTGTACAGACTTTATGAAGCAGACTTTACACTGTTTGGATACTCAAAACCTGAAAAAATATTGCACGAATAA